A segment of the Synechococcus sp. CBW1002 genome:
GCCATTAGCGAAAGGCTAAGGCATCCCAATCATGACCATGAACAGGTGACCTGTCTGTTTCAGGGCGGTGTGGGCGCTGACGATCCTGTCCTGGACGGTCGGCCTGACTTGCCTCGACCAGCGCTGGTGACGGGGCGATGGGCTTGGCGCCGCCCTCCACGCCGGGCGTATGGCGACGGTTTCACCTTGCCCATCGGCACCACCCAACCGCCGGTGACCACGGGCACAGGCCAGCAGATGGCCTCGCGGAGCAGCTGCTCCAGCTGCTGGCGCTGCTCCGGCTCCAGCAACGCCACGGGCTCGACGATGCGGCTGTCCGGGCCAAGGGTCCAGTCGTCGCGTTGGCAGCCGTAGACCCAATCACGGCCGCCTGGCGCCTGCGCCCAGAGCAGCGCCCCAAGTTGGTCGCGCTCGATCGCGATCTCCAGCTGCCAGCCGCTGGCCAGATCCAGCCGCATCCGGCCCCACCAGATCTCACTCCAGGGCCTGTCTGCCAGGAAGGCCTCACCCGCCAGCAGCGCCCGCAAGGCCTGTTGGATCTCGGCGGCGCTGCAACGGCTCAGGGGGTGCAGAGCGGGTGACGCAAGCCATTGCCACGGCACCAGAGCGCCCACTCCCCGAGGGCGATCGGCTTGCCGCAACAGCGGCAATGGCCGGGATGGCGGACGCGGATGCGGCGAAAGCCATGGGGGTCGGCTGTGGGCTGCCTGTGGGGCACTCCTGCCGTGGGAAACCCGGGCGCGGACGCTGCAGAGGGAGGCTGCCCGCTGACCTGCAGGCCGTGCTCACGGATCAGGCGGCATGCCAGATAGGCGCTGGTGCGCGCCTCCTCCAGGTGGGGTGAGGCGGTCATCGCCACCAGCTTGCGGACCTTCTCCGCTGCCCGATCCGCCGCTGCGCTGTCGACCATGCCCTATTCGCCAATTGGATCAGCTTAGCGAGCCTGTGCCAGCATGGATAAACTGATTCGGCATGCCGAGGTTTCCATGTCCTCGATGATGACTCCGCTCTCCGTGCAGTTCACGCTTGAGCAGCGGGACTGGCTGGATGCGCGCACCCGCGGCGGCGTGCTCTCGCGTTCCTCGGTGATTCGGCTCATCGTGGCCGAGGCCATGGAACGCGAGCAGCTCGCCAGCAAGCCCCGCCAGCGCCAGGTGCTCGATGGCCAGCCCTGAAGCGGCCACCAGTCCCGCAAAGGCCTGCATCGACCGCGGCGCAGCCGAGCAGTTCCTCTCCCTGCTGGGCAAGGACCCTGCCAGCGCCCGGCTGCGTGCCTTCCCCCATCGCGGCAACCCCGCCAAGGGAGCAATCGGCGCCCGCAAGGGTCCTTTCGAGCTGGCGGTGGCGGAGCAGTGGCAGCGGGAAGGCCGCGGCATTTACCTGGTGATCAACGACGGCGGCGACCGCAAGAGCGAGATCACGGCCTGCCGGGCGTTCTTTGTGGAATGGGACGACCGGCCTATCGCCTGGCAGCTGAACGCCTGGAAGGAGCTGGGGCTGCCCGAGCCCTCGCTGATCGTGCTCAGCGGAGGCAAATCTGCCCATTGCTACTGGCTGCTGGAGCAGCCCATCCCGCCAAAGGAGTGGGCGCCGCTGCAGGCCGAGCTGATCGCCTATGCCAGCGGTGATCCCCACTGCAAGGACGCCTCACGGGTGATGCGGCTGCCGGGCTGCTGGTACGTGGATGCGGCCGGCGAGCCCACCGCCCTGGTGGAGCTGGTGCATGTGAGCGGCCAGCGCTACGCCCCTGATGACATCTCCCTGGCGCTGCTGCCCGATGAGTTCGCCGAACCCGCTGCAGACCCTTCAGCCCAGCAAGCAATCCCCCTGGAGGCCCCCTGTGAAGCCTCCGGCACTGGAATTCCGCTGCCTGAGCTGGGCGATGAGGACTTCGGGCCGCCGCGGCCGCTGGAGCAGATCCGCACCGCCCTGGCCGCCATCCCCCGCCGGGTGGCCGGCAGCAACACCTACTCCGACTACCGCAATCTCCTCTGGGGTTTGATTCAGGCCTGCGAGCAGGCCGGCCACGACCGGGAGCTGGCGATCGCCCTGATGGAAGCCCACAGCCCCTCGGCCAGCTGCGGCTGGGACATCCGCCAGGTGGCCAGCTCTGGAGGCGAGCAGATCAGCGCGGCGACTTTCTGGTTCCACGCGCGTCAGCACGGCTGGCTGCCGCCGGAGCCTGCCCACACCCCGAGGCCTCCTGGTGCGCACGCCACAGGCAGCCGCCGACACCAGGGCGACACCGGTGGG
Coding sequences within it:
- a CDS encoding DUF2786 domain-containing protein yields the protein MVDSAAADRAAEKVRKLVAMTASPHLEEARTSAYLACRLIREHGLQVSGQPPSAASAPGFPTAGVPHRQPTADPHGFRRIRVRHPGHCRCCGKPIALGEWALWCRGNGLRHPLCTP